The Bombus fervidus isolate BK054 chromosome 1, iyBomFerv1, whole genome shotgun sequence genome includes a window with the following:
- the LOC139994871 gene encoding TIP41-like protein isoform X1 — MLFLIWKYIMTAVKVHGGIDILRLPVNQEEHVFPPWHIKYTQSHILHSKCSKSENGCGDKDADACQFCIFSRTLELPHMPDMVFPNNILTLKHQNGASMQFNALDALRTVSNGKINIQLACAEAWKESRSESSEYLEEKVKPFDWTFTSSYTGTISNFEIQETNERIDVDKLKRRDKILFYHDLTLFEDELHDNGIAVCSVKIRVMPTSFFILLRYFLRIDGVMLRINDTRLYHEFGQDYILREYTTREARVEEIRVPPSLFVEPSEIAPHLPLTGCQYHKLIMMPSKTELVTNDNELVNEIVTTSVTARVNISEIDNPVT, encoded by the exons atgttatttttaatatggaAATAT atcATGACAGCAGTGAAAGTTCATGGAGGAATTGACATTTTGAGGCTTCCTGTCAATCAAGAAGAACATGTATTTCCTCCGTGGCATATCAAATACACACAGTCGCATATACTTCATTCTAAATGTTCTAAGAGTGAAAATGGTTGTGGCGATAAGGATGCTGATGCCTGTCAATTTTGCAT TTTCAGCCGTACTTTAGAATTGCCACACATGCCAGACATGGTATTcccaaataatatattaactttAAAACATCAGAATGGTGCATCCATGCAATTCAATGCATTAGATGCTTTGAGAACTGTatcaaatggaaaaattaatattcaattagcATGTGCAGAAGCTTGGAAAGAATCCAG atCAGAAAGCAGTGAATATTtggaagaaaaagtaaaaccaTTTGATTGGACATTTACCAGTAGTTATACTGGGACGATatctaattttgaaattcaggAAACTAATGAACGAATTGATgtggataaattaaaaaggagAGATAAAATCCTATTTTATCATGATTTAACTTTGTTCGAAGATGAACTTCATGATAATGGTATTGCAGTTTGCtctgtaaaaatt CGAGTTATGCCAACTagctttttcattttattgagATATTTTCTGAGAATTGATGGTGTTATGTTGAGGATAAATGATACGCGGCTTTATCATGAATTTGGTCAAGATTATATATTAAGAGAATATACAACAAGAGAAGCCAGGGTTGAAGAAATACGC gtTCCACCATCACTCTTTGTAGAGCCAAGCGAAATAGCACCACATTTGCCCTTAACTGGATGTCAGTATCATAAGCTAATAATGATGCCAAGTAAAACAGAATTAGTCACAAATGATAACGAATTGGTTAATGAAATAGTAACAACCAGCGTAACAGCTAGAGTTAATATAAGTGAAATAGACAATCCTGTTACctaa
- the LOC139995613 gene encoding uncharacterized protein codes for MNWTDLPKEINEDFVSYKGDYDFPQYLSDEKEWVNFKHKNFEDNIEIFEPFLIMELYRFIPYFEGKHVKFHPLNMPYIKIRKIEIVGFVIDVSEDPKYYEYHVDDGTGNIIIYYEKEDFKRAALRRKKIDTKYNKNAKNIDIKSLKIQKCPKNLPNPRPKFMYSPGTSISDIAIFEHNWSLETNNGTLGRKLKRCAHIHAVGYCTFDFMYTKKSSEEITCEDLFNAKLYFLANRITCISEHKYNKTLLLWINTVVRRRYDENLNEAASSSKT; via the exons ATGAATTGGACGGATTTACCAAAAGAAATCAACgaagattttgtttcataCAAAGGAGATTATGATTTTCCGCAATATTTATCTGATGAAAAAGAGTGGGTCAATttcaaacataaaaattttgaag ataatatagaaatttttgaaCCCTTCTTAATAATGGAATTGTATAGATTTATACCTTATTTTGAGGGTAAACACGTCAAATTTCATCCTCTTAATATGccttatattaaaataagaaaaatagaaatagtcGGATTTGTGATAGATGTTTCTGAAGATCctaaatattatgaatatcATG TTGATGATGGAAcaggaaatattattatttattatgagaAAGAAGATTTCAAAAGAGCTGCActgcgaagaaagaaaattgacactaaatataataaaaatgcaaagaatatagatattaaatcgctaaaaattcaaaaatgcccaaaaaatttaccaaatccCCGTCCAAAATTTATGTATTCTCCTGGGACAAGTATATCTGATATAGCT attTTTGAACATAATTGGTCACTGGAGACAAATAATGGGACATTGGGTAGAAAACTAAAACGTTGTGCTCATATACATGCCGTAGGTTACTGTACATTTGATTTTATGTATACAAAGAAATCAAGCGAAGAAATTACATGtgaagatttatttaatgccaaattatattttcttgcaAACAGAATTACTTGCATCAGTGaacacaaatataataaaacattgcTTTTGTGGATAAATACAGTTGTTAGAAGACGATatgatgaaaatttaaatgaagCAGCATCTTCTTCCAAAacatag
- the LOC139994871 gene encoding TIP41-like protein isoform X2, which yields MTAVKVHGGIDILRLPVNQEEHVFPPWHIKYTQSHILHSKCSKSENGCGDKDADACQFCIFSRTLELPHMPDMVFPNNILTLKHQNGASMQFNALDALRTVSNGKINIQLACAEAWKESRSESSEYLEEKVKPFDWTFTSSYTGTISNFEIQETNERIDVDKLKRRDKILFYHDLTLFEDELHDNGIAVCSVKIRVMPTSFFILLRYFLRIDGVMLRINDTRLYHEFGQDYILREYTTREARVEEIRVPPSLFVEPSEIAPHLPLTGCQYHKLIMMPSKTELVTNDNELVNEIVTTSVTARVNISEIDNPVT from the exons ATGACAGCAGTGAAAGTTCATGGAGGAATTGACATTTTGAGGCTTCCTGTCAATCAAGAAGAACATGTATTTCCTCCGTGGCATATCAAATACACACAGTCGCATATACTTCATTCTAAATGTTCTAAGAGTGAAAATGGTTGTGGCGATAAGGATGCTGATGCCTGTCAATTTTGCAT TTTCAGCCGTACTTTAGAATTGCCACACATGCCAGACATGGTATTcccaaataatatattaactttAAAACATCAGAATGGTGCATCCATGCAATTCAATGCATTAGATGCTTTGAGAACTGTatcaaatggaaaaattaatattcaattagcATGTGCAGAAGCTTGGAAAGAATCCAG atCAGAAAGCAGTGAATATTtggaagaaaaagtaaaaccaTTTGATTGGACATTTACCAGTAGTTATACTGGGACGATatctaattttgaaattcaggAAACTAATGAACGAATTGATgtggataaattaaaaaggagAGATAAAATCCTATTTTATCATGATTTAACTTTGTTCGAAGATGAACTTCATGATAATGGTATTGCAGTTTGCtctgtaaaaatt CGAGTTATGCCAACTagctttttcattttattgagATATTTTCTGAGAATTGATGGTGTTATGTTGAGGATAAATGATACGCGGCTTTATCATGAATTTGGTCAAGATTATATATTAAGAGAATATACAACAAGAGAAGCCAGGGTTGAAGAAATACGC gtTCCACCATCACTCTTTGTAGAGCCAAGCGAAATAGCACCACATTTGCCCTTAACTGGATGTCAGTATCATAAGCTAATAATGATGCCAAGTAAAACAGAATTAGTCACAAATGATAACGAATTGGTTAATGAAATAGTAACAACCAGCGTAACAGCTAGAGTTAATATAAGTGAAATAGACAATCCTGTTACctaa